From Thermococcus sp.:
TCTCAGGACGACCCATTCTGGCCCCAATCCAGCTTATTCCCCTATCGCGGAGCTTTATCCTGTTGTTCTCGTTGATAATGTCGATGACCGTGAAGAAAGGTTTGGCCTTGAACTCCCACTCGAGGTTGCCGAGGGGCGTTAAGAGCGCGGCACTCCATGGGTAATCGATTACGATTACCTTCCTCCTGTCTTCCGTCCGTTCAAGCCGGTGCGGAAGTCCGAGGAGCTCAAGGTAGCGCTTTATGGTTTTGTCGTTGTCGAGTATTACCCTTCTCGCGAACTTTAGCTTCCTGAACTCGTCCCACTCGATTTGAGCGTTCACCAAAGCCCTCTGGAGTTCCTCAACTTCCCCCGGGGTGAGGGTGTTCCAGTAGAGGGTGTAGTATGGATGGAGTGGAATGTCCAGAACCTTTGAGAGGTGAATTGCCATTTCAACGCTCGGCTTCACCCGAAGCGGGTCGCGGAGGAGGTTTTCAAGGAAGTCCGGGTCAATCTCAAGGTAATCAGCGGCCTCCTCAACGGCCTCACGGGGATTGTCTGAGAAAGGCTTCAGCTCGACCTCGTACAGTTCTTCAATTGCTTTAACAAGCTCCTGAACCCACCACTCCTCAACGTAGTTCGCCGGAAGAAGCGTCTGGTTGTTCTCCACGAAGTCGCCAAAGTTAACCAGAGCGTCCCCAACGTAAAGAATCTCCTCGACCTCGTTCCTGACCTTTAAAGCCGTCTCGTAGTCGTCGACCCTAATCACCGAGCCGTCCTTGAGCTTGACTATCGGCCCCTCGACGGTGGTCGCTGGAGTCACGATACAGCCCTTTCCGGGCCTCTCCGTCTTCATCTGGGTTCCAATCGCTATGAACTCGTCGAGGATTATCATCGTGGCAGGGTTGACGCTCCACGTGGCGAAACCGCTAACGCGGGAACGGCCGTACCTCAGCCTGAAACCGCCGTTTGTGGAAGGCTCGGCAAAGAGGGGCCTGCCGCCGATTATCTCCTTGGTGTACTTCTTGTTCGGGGCGATGTTGGCCCTAAACCTCTCGTAGAGCTCGTAGTAGAAGCCCTTCTCGACCTTCTCGGTCACTTCCTCAGTAATTCCCGAATCTTCAGCCTTGGATTCACTCGATTTGGAATCTTCCGTGCCCTTGCCTTTCTCCTTGGCCTCGACGAACTCCTTTATCCAGTCCCAGCCCTCTATCCCCATTTTGTCTATGTATTTAACCAGCTTCTTGGCCTTCTGAAGAACACCTTCCGCAAGAACGAGGATGGCTCCACCGCGAAGGTGGTTGGTCTCAACGCCGGGAACGTTCCTGTGGCTCACCTCAACCTTATCAGTCTCTTCACCAGTTATCTCGATGGGGATGTTCTTCATGGCCAGCCTTACTTCATCGGGTTCAGGATGATACTGCAATCTCGTGACGGCCCTGTGGTAGAGGTCAACCTCCTCAACCATTCTCTCTATGTGCTCCTCGCTCGGCTTGAAGCGGTCGAGACCGAGCTTCTTCCTCACGTAGTCGCCAACGAGGACGCTCAACGCTTGGGCCGTTCCGCCCGAGCTCCTTATCGGACCGGCGTAGTAGAGCGCGAGGTACTCGCTGTTGTCGGCCCAGGTGTTGCGCTTGATTTTAACGTCGGCTATTCCTTCCAGAGGAGCTGAGACTATTCCCTCGGTGAGTATCGCGAGGGCTGTTCTCACGGCCTGTTCCGCGTACTTCTCCTTGCTCCCCAGGTCACCGAACTTGCCCTCAATGATTTCATCAACGACCTTGAGGGCCGCGAGCTCTTTACCGTATTCCTTAACCAGAGCCCTAATCCTCTCGGCAACGCCCTTGGGCCCAACAAGGCTCTCAACACGCCCGGCCATGTCGGTAGCTTGGGGGACCTCAACGTCCAGACTCGGGTCCTTACCCTGCTCACGGGCCTTTCTCGCTATCTCATAGGCCCTGTCAATCTCGCGCTGGAGGGATTCGAAGTAGGCCTTCATCTCGGAGGAGTAGAGTTCCATGTTTGCTCACCCTCCGGAATGAGCCCGGATAAGCCTCCCGGTTATCTCTTTTCCTTTCTCCTCGCCAAATTCCTTAAACAATTCAAGAAGTTCATTGTATGTCCCATATCCACCGATAAAATCCCAAAATTCAGAACCGATTAAAACCTCGTTCTGAATGTCGAAATACATGCTTGTGAAACTCCAACGATATCGGGATTTCTCTTCTCCAAATGGGTTATATGGCATTCCGTAATAGGTTTTTGAACTGGGATACGTTGCGAGAAGATACAAAAACTTCTCCTTGGTTCGTCTTGTTTGATCTTTGTTGGGCTTTGGTGACTTAATTTCAATGAAATAATGGGTTTTTCCATCGTAGAGATAAAGATCAACAACGATTTTCTTAGTGGATGAATCCTGAGGCTTTGGGATATCTACCGGGTACGGCTTCACCCGCCCGGTAACAACGTCTTCAAGGAACCTGTCAACGAAACTTTCCACGTTCAGGGAAGCTGTTGCTTCAAAAGCTGAATTTCTCTTTACAACTTCCCACTTACCACTATCTTCTGCGATAATCTTGGCTATATACTCAAAAACACCCTGCCCGAGTGAAGTTGAAAATGATCTGAAAAAACTTTGAATGCGGAGAAGTTCCTTGGGGATCAAAGCCATATGGAACGGCTTATAATTTCCTTTCTCGGGGTCGAAGAGCGCTTTTTCAAGAACTTCGTCCTTGATAACTTGGGGGTCATATTTGTTGATAAGTCCCTGCATAAACCCTTCAAGGTAAGTCCAGATTTTTTCTTTAGTGACTTCCTTCATGATATCACTTCCTTAGGAATATCAAATACTCAAACCTAAGCCTTGCAAATCCTCCTAGGATTGCCCTTTCAAGGGCAAAGACTTCAGAACAACCGAGTTCAATACCCCAGTTAAGTATCT
This genomic window contains:
- a CDS encoding TdeIII family type II restriction endonuclease — translated: MKEVTKEKIWTYLEGFMQGLINKYDPQVIKDEVLEKALFDPEKGNYKPFHMALIPKELLRIQSFFRSFSTSLGQGVFEYIAKIIAEDSGKWEVVKRNSAFEATASLNVESFVDRFLEDVVTGRVKPYPVDIPKPQDSSTKKIVVDLYLYDGKTHYFIEIKSPKPNKDQTRRTKEKFLYLLATYPSSKTYYGMPYNPFGEEKSRYRWSFTSMYFDIQNEVLIGSEFWDFIGGYGTYNELLELFKEFGEEKGKEITGRLIRAHSGG
- the polC gene encoding DNA polymerase II large subunit → MELYSSEMKAYFESLQREIDRAYEIARKAREQGKDPSLDVEVPQATDMAGRVESLVGPKGVAERIRALVKEYGKELAALKVVDEIIEGKFGDLGSKEKYAEQAVRTALAILTEGIVSAPLEGIADVKIKRNTWADNSEYLALYYAGPIRSSGGTAQALSVLVGDYVRKKLGLDRFKPSEEHIERMVEEVDLYHRAVTRLQYHPEPDEVRLAMKNIPIEITGEETDKVEVSHRNVPGVETNHLRGGAILVLAEGVLQKAKKLVKYIDKMGIEGWDWIKEFVEAKEKGKGTEDSKSSESKAEDSGITEEVTEKVEKGFYYELYERFRANIAPNKKYTKEIIGGRPLFAEPSTNGGFRLRYGRSRVSGFATWSVNPATMIILDEFIAIGTQMKTERPGKGCIVTPATTVEGPIVKLKDGSVIRVDDYETALKVRNEVEEILYVGDALVNFGDFVENNQTLLPANYVEEWWVQELVKAIEELYEVELKPFSDNPREAVEEAADYLEIDPDFLENLLRDPLRVKPSVEMAIHLSKVLDIPLHPYYTLYWNTLTPGEVEELQRALVNAQIEWDEFRKLKFARRVILDNDKTIKRYLELLGLPHRLERTEDRRKVIVIDYPWSAALLTPLGNLEWEFKAKPFFTVIDIINENNRIKLRDRGISWIGARMGRPE